The following proteins are co-located in the Nocardia sp. XZ_19_385 genome:
- a CDS encoding MFS transporter: MPAWLFALLAAAFVFYTDDYVIAGVLPEIARDLGVSEAQAGQLVTVFSLTVALAAPVAGVALARVSRRRLFTASFVVFVAANLMASMTNTFGLLMVLRVLAALAAAASTPALFAFAAERAPEGRTGRYVAVVALGVTGSIAAGVPIGTWIGGHFGWQATFLAMAVAGAAALTFLLTALPRHRDQPTDVPAIIDQLRALASPPVSLGLLANCALMTGSMMMLTYQAPYLAAVSHATVDQRALAFSLSGFAGIVCIWLGGAATDRWGADRTLRIGITLFIATMVTLWALGLARPIPLPIIILVGTIQGGVAFWNAPAIQARLYTLAGPVAPQALALNTSGTYLGVALGGALGGLTLTTLAPQLLPAVAAILGLTALALLALAINAAKTQPGSPKADRVAPH, encoded by the coding sequence GTGCCCGCGTGGCTGTTCGCATTGCTCGCTGCCGCATTCGTGTTCTATACCGACGACTATGTGATCGCCGGTGTGCTGCCGGAGATCGCCCGGGATCTCGGTGTCAGCGAAGCGCAGGCCGGTCAGCTGGTGACCGTCTTCTCCCTGACTGTCGCACTCGCCGCGCCGGTCGCCGGGGTCGCGTTGGCGCGGGTGTCGCGGCGGCGGCTCTTCACTGCCTCGTTCGTGGTTTTCGTCGCCGCGAACCTGATGGCGTCGATGACGAACACCTTCGGCCTCCTGATGGTGCTGCGGGTACTGGCGGCCCTCGCCGCCGCGGCCTCGACCCCCGCACTCTTCGCCTTCGCCGCCGAACGTGCCCCCGAAGGCCGCACCGGCAGATACGTCGCCGTCGTCGCACTCGGGGTCACCGGCTCGATCGCCGCCGGAGTTCCGATCGGCACCTGGATCGGCGGCCACTTCGGCTGGCAGGCAACGTTTCTCGCGATGGCCGTGGCCGGTGCCGCCGCACTGACGTTCCTGCTCACCGCCCTGCCGCGCCACCGCGACCAGCCCACCGATGTACCCGCGATCATCGACCAGCTCCGCGCCCTCGCCAGCCCGCCGGTCTCCCTCGGCCTCCTGGCCAACTGCGCCCTCATGACCGGATCGATGATGATGCTGACCTATCAGGCCCCCTACCTCGCCGCTGTCAGCCACGCCACCGTAGACCAGCGCGCTCTCGCCTTCAGCCTCTCCGGTTTCGCCGGCATCGTGTGCATCTGGCTCGGCGGCGCCGCCACCGACCGCTGGGGCGCGGACCGCACGTTGCGCATCGGAATCACCCTCTTCATCGCCACGATGGTGACCCTGTGGGCCCTCGGCCTCGCCCGCCCCATCCCACTGCCCATCATCATCTTGGTCGGAACAATCCAGGGCGGCGTCGCCTTCTGGAACGCCCCAGCCATCCAAGCCCGCCTCTACACCCTCGCCGGCCCCGTAGCCCCCCAAGCCCTCGCCCTCAACACCTCAGGCACCTACCTCGGCGTAGCCCTGGGCGGAGCGCTCGGCGGCTTGACTCTGACAACCCTTGCCCCCCAACTCCTTCCGGCCGTCGCCGCTATCCTCGGCCTAACCGCCCTGGCTCTCCTGGCTCTCGCCATCAACGCCGCGAAGACACAGCCAGGTAGCCCGAAAGCCGACCGAGTGGCACCCCATTGA
- a CDS encoding TetR/AcrR family transcriptional regulator, which produces MPARIDAEQRRRDVVEAAFRLLVAEGFSGLSLRKVAVESGLNIGSVRHYFDDHRDLLVAAATEVGDRMGQRLIRHPTEALRGLTGKQAVDALQALVEELLPVDEERRIESIVLLEFILAARVNPIFRPVTEQMAADMRSVLTEALRVLAVPGPAEHAEQVAALIGGLAIDAVTPHGSLGVDRLRKTLRAHLNSVLSA; this is translated from the coding sequence ATGCCAGCTCGGATCGACGCGGAACAACGACGCAGAGATGTCGTCGAAGCTGCTTTCCGGCTGCTGGTCGCCGAGGGATTCAGCGGTTTGTCCTTGCGCAAGGTCGCCGTTGAATCCGGATTGAACATCGGGTCGGTGCGCCACTACTTCGACGATCACCGCGACCTCCTGGTCGCGGCGGCCACCGAGGTCGGCGACCGCATGGGGCAGCGGCTCATCCGTCACCCCACTGAAGCGTTGCGCGGACTCACCGGCAAGCAGGCCGTCGACGCGCTGCAGGCGCTGGTCGAGGAGTTGCTGCCGGTGGACGAGGAACGCCGGATCGAATCGATCGTACTGCTGGAATTCATTCTCGCGGCACGCGTGAATCCGATCTTCCGTCCGGTGACCGAACAGATGGCCGCCGACATGCGGTCCGTGCTCACCGAGGCGCTGCGTGTTCTCGCGGTGCCCGGCCCGGCCGAGCACGCCGAACAGGTAGCTGCGCTGATCGGCGGCCTGGCGATCGACGCGGTGACGCCACACGGCTCCCTCGGCGTCGATCGTCTGCGCAAAACCCTTCGGGCACACCTGAATTCGGTGCTGTCAGCCTGA